One genomic window of Pseudoxanthomonas sp. includes the following:
- the minE gene encoding cell division topological specificity factor MinE produces MGMFDFLKAKKNTAETAKNRLQIIIAQERNQRGAPDYLPLLQRELLEVIKKYVNIDVDAVKVDLLKEGDHDVLDISVALPDGKA; encoded by the coding sequence ATGGGTATGTTCGATTTCCTCAAGGCCAAGAAGAACACCGCCGAGACCGCCAAGAACCGCCTGCAGATCATCATCGCGCAGGAACGCAACCAGCGCGGCGCGCCGGACTACCTGCCACTGCTGCAGCGCGAGCTGCTGGAAGTGATCAAGAAGTACGTCAACATCGACGTGGACGCGGTGAAGGTTGACCTGCTCAAGGAAGGCGACCACGACGTGCTGGACATCTCCGTGGCCCTGCCCGACGGCAAAGCCTGA
- the minD gene encoding septum site-determining protein MinD, with the protein MAEIIVVTSGKGGVGKTTTSASIACGLARRGKKVAVIDFDVGLRNLDLIMGCERRVVYDFINVTQGEATLKQALIKDKRFDTLFVLAASQTRDKDALTKEGVEKVLKDLDADGFDFVVCDSPAGIEKGAFLAMYYADKAVVVVNPEVSSVRDSDRILGLLDSKTRRAEEGKTLVPNLLLTRYNPGRVETGEMLSIKDVEEVLGLKTLGVIPESGDVLNASNKGEPVILDLESPAGQAYDDAVARLLGEDRPMRFTSLEKKGFFSKLFGG; encoded by the coding sequence TTGGCTGAGATCATCGTCGTCACGTCCGGCAAGGGCGGCGTAGGCAAGACCACCACCAGCGCCAGCATTGCCTGCGGCCTGGCACGTCGCGGCAAGAAAGTCGCCGTCATCGACTTCGACGTCGGCCTGCGCAACCTCGACCTGATCATGGGCTGCGAGCGCCGCGTGGTGTACGACTTCATCAACGTCACCCAGGGCGAAGCCACGCTGAAGCAGGCACTGATCAAGGACAAGCGCTTCGACACGCTGTTCGTGCTGGCCGCCTCGCAGACCCGCGACAAGGACGCGCTGACCAAGGAAGGCGTGGAGAAGGTCCTCAAGGACCTGGACGCCGATGGCTTCGACTTCGTCGTCTGCGACTCCCCGGCCGGTATCGAGAAGGGCGCGTTCCTGGCCATGTACTACGCCGACAAGGCGGTCGTGGTGGTCAACCCGGAAGTGTCCTCGGTGCGCGACTCCGACCGCATCCTGGGCCTGCTGGACTCCAAGACCCGCCGCGCCGAAGAAGGCAAGACGCTGGTCCCGAACCTGCTGCTGACCCGCTACAACCCGGGCCGCGTGGAAACCGGCGAGATGCTCTCCATCAAGGACGTCGAGGAAGTCCTTGGCCTGAAGACGCTTGGTGTGATTCCCGAGTCCGGCGACGTGCTCAACGCCTCCAACAAGGGCGAACCGGTGATTCTTGACCTGGAGTCGCCGGCCGGCCAGGCCTACGATGACGCCGTGGCGCGCCTGCTGGGCGAAGACCGTCCGATGCGCTTCACCTCGCTTGAAAAGAAAGGCTTCTTCAGCAAGCTATTCGGAGGTTGA
- the minC gene encoding septum site-determining protein MinC — protein MSTPSPVPSYEQAGELKIGQVGVANLRVRTLDVEALVREMRERVERAPKLFGRAAVIIDFGGLVHTPDVASARALLEGLRDAGVLPVALAYGTSEIETLSEQLGLPLLAKFRAQYERSEPAPVPAAPPPVAAAPEPAQPKTNVQPGMIQKATVRSGQQLYAEQRDLTVLTSVGAGAEVISDGSIHIYGPLRGRALAGAQGNEDARIFCSAFHAELVAVAGHYKVLDDVPRALHGKAVQVWLEDGQLNIAAQD, from the coding sequence ATGAGCACACCTTCCCCTGTCCCCAGCTACGAACAGGCCGGCGAACTCAAGATCGGCCAGGTCGGCGTCGCCAACCTGCGTGTCCGCACCCTGGATGTCGAAGCGCTGGTCCGCGAGATGCGCGAGCGCGTCGAGCGCGCACCCAAGCTGTTTGGCCGGGCCGCGGTCATCATCGACTTCGGCGGCCTGGTGCATACCCCCGATGTAGCCAGCGCCCGCGCCCTGCTGGAAGGCCTGCGCGATGCCGGCGTGCTGCCGGTGGCGCTGGCCTACGGCACCTCGGAGATCGAAACCCTGTCCGAGCAGCTCGGCCTGCCACTGCTGGCCAAGTTCCGTGCCCAGTACGAACGCAGCGAACCGGCGCCCGTGCCGGCCGCACCACCACCGGTGGCCGCCGCACCGGAACCGGCACAACCAAAAACCAACGTCCAGCCCGGCATGATCCAGAAGGCCACCGTGCGCTCGGGCCAGCAGTTGTATGCCGAGCAGCGCGACCTGACCGTACTGACCTCGGTCGGCGCCGGTGCGGAAGTCATCTCGGACGGCTCCATCCACATCTACGGCCCGCTGCGTGGACGTGCATTGGCTGGCGCCCAGGGCAACGAGGACGCGCGGATCTTCTGCAGCGCCTTCCATGCCGAGCTGGTCGCCGTGGCAGGGCATTACAAGGTGCTGGACGATGTGCCGCGTGCGCTGCACGGCAAGGCGGTCCAGGTCTGGCTTGAAGACGGGCAATTGAACATCGCCGCGCAGGACTGA
- a CDS encoding GNAT family N-acetyltransferase, with protein MSIVIRDVREHELDSVLALNNNAGLAILPLDSARVHDFFERAEYFRVAERDGNLAGFLVGFGSGVGHDSSNYAWFQERYPEFFYIDRIVVASRRRGGGVGRAFYADVQSYAELRYPQLACEVFLDHGADPALLFHGSFGFREIGQHVMPGVQVRASMLMKELCSYPWVLETYRGELPETPWTRTRHYTPAGIQRPTGT; from the coding sequence ATGTCGATCGTCATCCGCGACGTGCGTGAGCACGAGCTGGATTCCGTCCTGGCCCTGAACAACAACGCTGGCCTGGCGATCCTGCCGCTGGACAGCGCCCGCGTGCACGATTTCTTTGAGCGTGCCGAATATTTCCGCGTCGCCGAGCGCGACGGCAACCTGGCCGGCTTCCTGGTCGGTTTCGGCTCCGGCGTGGGCCATGACAGCAGCAACTACGCCTGGTTCCAGGAGCGTTACCCCGAATTCTTCTATATCGACCGCATCGTGGTGGCCAGTCGCCGCCGCGGCGGCGGCGTGGGTCGTGCGTTCTATGCCGATGTGCAGAGCTACGCCGAACTGCGCTACCCGCAGCTGGCCTGCGAGGTGTTCCTGGACCATGGCGCCGACCCGGCGCTGTTGTTCCATGGCAGCTTCGGCTTCCGCGAAATCGGCCAACACGTCATGCCCGGCGTGCAGGTCCGCGCCAGCATGCTGATGAAGGAACTGTGCAGCTACCCGTGGGTGCTGGAAACCTACCGCGGCGAGCTGCCGGAAACCCCGTGGACGCGCACACGCCATTACACGCCGGCCGGCATCCAGAGGCCGACCGGCACATGA
- a CDS encoding sensor histidine kinase — protein sequence MFGRIAHTRLLRAAGLYTWALVGIPIVLNVWFLPPSRGAEGAGLNVPMSLGAYLAFGICYWLATRTLHERPPQHPSLGSVALLLVMISSAVAVGFYTQTGLGALLLVVVAGVLPWMLELRWAVLWLMFAHVPLVPSFMARDDFNLWESVFQSSFYVGFAAFVLVTAYVARQQAQAREEQRRLNAELRATRVLLTESARVNERTRISRELHDLLGHHLTALSLNLEVAGHVTEGRAQEHVRQAHTLARLLLTDVREAVSQLRESGSIDLAAALRPLAEHVPSLDIHLDLHEPLTLEDPGRAHVLLRCAQEIITNAVRHAGARNLWISCRREGADLLMEARDDGRGVGELVAGNGLRGMRERLRQYGGQMQLEAGEDSGFRLNLRLPAASDDPLLSSSATPAAVTPSPGETA from the coding sequence ATGTTCGGACGAATCGCCCATACCCGCCTGCTGCGTGCCGCTGGGCTCTATACGTGGGCGCTGGTGGGCATTCCCATCGTCCTGAACGTGTGGTTCCTGCCGCCGTCGCGCGGCGCCGAGGGGGCCGGCCTGAACGTGCCGATGTCGTTGGGCGCCTACCTGGCGTTCGGCATCTGCTACTGGCTGGCCACGCGCACCCTGCACGAACGCCCGCCGCAGCACCCGAGCCTGGGCAGCGTGGCGTTGCTGCTGGTGATGATCTCCTCGGCGGTGGCGGTGGGCTTCTACACCCAGACCGGATTGGGTGCGCTGTTGCTGGTGGTGGTGGCCGGGGTGCTGCCGTGGATGCTGGAACTGCGCTGGGCGGTGCTGTGGCTGATGTTCGCCCATGTGCCGCTGGTGCCCTCGTTCATGGCGCGCGATGACTTCAACCTGTGGGAGTCGGTGTTCCAGTCGTCCTTCTACGTGGGATTTGCCGCGTTCGTGCTGGTCACCGCCTACGTCGCCCGCCAGCAGGCGCAGGCGCGCGAGGAGCAGCGCCGGCTGAACGCGGAACTGCGCGCCACCCGCGTGCTGCTGACCGAAAGCGCCCGGGTCAACGAGCGCACCCGCATTTCCCGCGAATTGCACGATCTGCTGGGCCATCACCTGACCGCGTTGAGCCTGAATCTGGAAGTGGCCGGGCATGTCACCGAAGGCCGCGCCCAGGAGCACGTCCGCCAGGCCCACACCCTGGCACGCCTGCTGCTGACTGACGTGCGCGAGGCGGTCAGCCAGCTGCGCGAATCGGGCTCCATCGACCTGGCCGCGGCCCTGCGGCCGCTGGCCGAACACGTGCCGTCGCTGGATATCCACCTGGACCTGCACGAACCGCTGACCCTGGAAGACCCCGGGCGCGCCCACGTGCTGCTGCGCTGCGCCCAGGAAATCATCACCAATGCCGTGCGCCATGCCGGTGCCCGCAACCTCTGGATCAGCTGCCGCCGCGAAGGCGCCGACCTGCTGATGGAGGCCCGCGACGACGGCCGTGGCGTGGGCGAGCTGGTCGCCGGCAACGGCCTGCGCGGCATGCGTGAACGCCTGCGCCAATATGGCGGGCAGATGCAGCTGGAAGCGGGCGAAGACAGTGGTTTCCGCCTGAACCTGCGGTTGCCCGCCGCCAGTGATGATCCCTTGCTGTCCAGTTCGGCGACGCCGGCTGCCGTCACACCTTCTCCTGGAGAAACCGCATGA
- a CDS encoding response regulator transcription factor: protein MIRVCLVDDQNLVRQGIRSLLALDDGIEVVGEAADGRQAVELVPQLRPDVVLMDMRMPVMSGLEALQALAKADQLPPSIILTTFDDDQLVLAGLKAGAKGYLLKDVSLEQLVGAIRTVAGGGSLVQPAVTQRLLSGLEHMRNEFVSLDRPDPLTDRETEILRLMASGFSNKEIANSLGVAEGTIKNHVSNILSKLGVRDRTRAVLKAFELQLV from the coding sequence ATGATCCGCGTCTGCCTGGTCGACGACCAGAACCTTGTCCGACAGGGCATCCGCTCGCTACTGGCGCTGGATGATGGCATCGAGGTGGTGGGCGAGGCCGCCGACGGCCGTCAGGCCGTGGAGCTGGTCCCGCAGCTCAGGCCCGACGTGGTGCTGATGGACATGCGCATGCCGGTGATGTCCGGCCTGGAAGCGCTGCAGGCCCTGGCCAAAGCCGACCAGCTGCCACCGAGCATCATCCTGACCACCTTCGACGATGACCAGCTGGTGCTGGCCGGGCTGAAGGCTGGCGCCAAGGGCTACCTGCTGAAGGACGTGTCGCTGGAGCAGCTGGTGGGCGCGATCCGCACCGTGGCCGGCGGTGGTTCGCTGGTCCAGCCGGCGGTGACCCAGCGCCTGCTGTCGGGCCTGGAGCACATGCGCAACGAATTCGTCAGCCTGGATCGCCCCGATCCACTGACCGATCGCGAGACCGAGATCCTGCGGCTGATGGCGTCGGGCTTCTCCAACAAGGAAATCGCCAATTCGCTCGGCGTGGCCGAAGGCACCATCAAGAACCACGTGTCCAACATCCTGTCCAAGCTCGGCGTGCGTGATCGCACCCGGGCCGTACTCAAGGCCTTCGAGCTGCAGCTGGTCTGA
- a CDS encoding SRPBCC family protein: MTRLLEFLIALALVLALFLIIGVVLPSHRHLEGSVESNRKMTIVYDTVSNVRRLKDWSVMLPGDPALLTYSGGADGNTGKGAKVDFTSPVVTAWKKGSWEITDAQAPGTSGNTGKVVYAITDDAPGGNKVSEITLAPTGKGGRNVRVTQSYDVDYGWNIYGRFLGMYVKSQIGDGMDASLAKLGTNLATIPNFDYRVEGSKLTDLKISDVPSENLLVVGAGSIARSNDAIKKSILANQEWIKRVMESNDLEPAGPFRIVTTELASQTYTFDLVQPVRKKGTGPKTEVAKSDDKGEDKADATAAAEPAPEAAPATDAAELQVKVAGTPVTYLHTEAHKAATAKYTGYMSELDVARNGLRAWALTNGHAMNDRPYESWNSGVDKSFTDESSTYDIFWAIKY, from the coding sequence ATGACCCGTTTGCTCGAGTTCCTGATCGCCCTGGCGCTGGTATTGGCGCTGTTTCTGATCATCGGCGTGGTCCTGCCGTCGCATCGGCACCTCGAAGGAAGCGTGGAAAGCAACCGCAAGATGACCATCGTGTACGACACGGTGAGCAACGTGCGTCGCCTGAAGGACTGGAGCGTGATGCTGCCAGGTGATCCGGCGTTGCTGACCTATTCCGGCGGTGCCGACGGCAATACCGGCAAGGGCGCCAAGGTCGACTTCACCTCGCCCGTGGTCACTGCCTGGAAGAAGGGCAGCTGGGAAATCACCGACGCCCAGGCGCCGGGGACTTCCGGCAACACCGGCAAGGTGGTCTATGCCATCACTGATGACGCCCCGGGCGGCAACAAGGTCAGCGAGATCACGCTGGCCCCGACCGGCAAGGGCGGCCGCAACGTGCGTGTCACCCAGAGCTATGACGTGGACTATGGCTGGAACATCTACGGCCGTTTCCTGGGCATGTACGTCAAGAGCCAGATCGGCGACGGCATGGACGCGAGCCTGGCCAAGCTGGGCACCAACCTGGCCACCATCCCGAACTTCGACTACCGCGTGGAAGGCAGCAAGCTGACCGACCTGAAGATTTCCGACGTGCCGTCGGAAAACCTGCTGGTCGTCGGCGCCGGCAGCATCGCGCGCAGCAATGACGCGATCAAGAAGTCCATCCTCGCAAACCAGGAGTGGATCAAGCGGGTGATGGAGTCCAACGACCTGGAGCCGGCCGGCCCGTTCCGCATCGTCACCACCGAGCTGGCGTCGCAGACCTACACCTTCGATCTGGTCCAGCCGGTCCGCAAGAAGGGCACCGGTCCCAAGACCGAAGTAGCGAAGTCCGACGACAAGGGCGAGGACAAGGCTGACGCGACTGCCGCCGCCGAACCAGCACCGGAAGCGGCGCCGGCCACCGACGCGGCCGAGCTGCAGGTCAAGGTGGCAGGCACCCCGGTGACCTACCTGCATACCGAAGCCCACAAGGCTGCCACGGCCAAGTACACCGGTTACATGTCCGAGCTGGACGTGGCCCGCAACGGCCTGCGCGCCTGGGCGCTGACCAATGGTCATGCCATGAACGACCGTCCGTACGAATCCTGGAACAGCGGCGTGGACAAGTCGTTCACCGACGAAAGCTCCACCTACGACATCTTCTGGGCGATCAAGTACTGA
- a CDS encoding DUF423 domain-containing protein, producing the protein MIERRHDIVSPLAAIGAVLCAASIGLAAYAAHGVSDPKAQASLQSACLYAFGHGIALTALAPRARQALAQWALRLLLVGTLLFSGSIALHVLAGIVSGVAPAGGVAMILAWLLWAVSALRR; encoded by the coding sequence ATGATCGAAAGACGCCACGACATCGTTTCCCCCTTGGCCGCCATTGGCGCGGTGCTGTGCGCTGCGTCGATTGGGCTGGCCGCTTACGCGGCGCATGGCGTGAGCGATCCCAAGGCGCAGGCTTCGCTGCAGAGCGCCTGCCTGTACGCCTTCGGCCACGGCATCGCGCTGACGGCGCTAGCCCCGCGCGCGCGCCAGGCGCTGGCGCAGTGGGCGCTGCGGCTGTTGCTGGTCGGGACGCTGTTGTTCTCTGGCAGCATCGCGTTGCACGTGCTGGCCGGCATCGTCAGTGGCGTGGCGCCGGCCGGTGGCGTTGCGATGATCCTGGCCTGGCTGTTGTGGGCCGTCAGCGCGCTACGTCGCTAG
- a CDS encoding DNA-3-methyladenine glycosylase, with product MPRHARGFDTQAAWDHLARRDRKLGTWMKRIGVIEPEPRWRKTFDPVDALARAILFQQLSGKAASTIVGRVETAIGSTRLHFDTLGRVDDATLRSCGVSGNKTLALRDLAAREQRGEIPSLRQMATLHHDEIVAALTPVRGIGRWTVEMMLMFRLGRPDILPIDDLGIRKGAGLVDRLEAMPAPKELAARGERWGPFRTYASLYLWRIADFDSQAVAPTNRSQD from the coding sequence ATGCCCAGGCACGCACGTGGATTCGATACCCAGGCTGCCTGGGACCACCTGGCCCGGCGTGACCGCAAGCTGGGGACGTGGATGAAGCGCATCGGTGTGATCGAGCCCGAGCCGCGCTGGCGCAAGACCTTCGATCCGGTCGATGCGCTGGCCCGCGCGATCCTGTTCCAGCAGCTCTCGGGCAAAGCGGCCTCGACGATCGTGGGACGCGTGGAAACCGCCATCGGCAGCACGCGACTGCACTTCGACACGTTGGGCCGGGTGGACGATGCGACGCTGCGCAGTTGCGGAGTGTCCGGGAACAAGACGCTGGCGCTGCGCGACCTGGCCGCGCGCGAGCAGCGCGGCGAGATCCCCTCGCTGCGGCAGATGGCCACCCTGCACCACGACGAGATTGTCGCGGCACTCACCCCGGTCCGCGGCATCGGGCGCTGGACGGTGGAGATGATGCTGATGTTCCGCCTGGGCAGGCCGGACATCCTGCCCATCGACGACCTGGGCATCCGCAAGGGTGCCGGGCTGGTGGACAGACTGGAAGCCATGCCCGCGCCGAAGGAACTGGCGGCACGCGGCGAGCGCTGGGGGCCGTTCCGCACCTACGCCAGCCTGTACCTGTGGCGCATCGCCGACTTCGACAGCCAGGCTGTCGCGCCGACCAACCGTTCGCAGGACTGA
- a CDS encoding tetratricopeptide repeat protein produces MESTHSLLDALQGITWLLVFISAGILVMSICFVILVVNVVGVMRESRSSRRGDLKEIELEDLLASGQSKAAKFAATEWVTLEPRRPEAHWALAKAHYQLGELAEAKQVLNGLMKIAPEEDYRVDAWLELVETEFSERRPKPVN; encoded by the coding sequence TTGGAATCCACACACTCCCTTCTCGATGCGCTCCAGGGCATCACCTGGCTGCTGGTCTTCATCAGCGCCGGGATCCTGGTCATGTCGATCTGCTTCGTGATCCTGGTCGTCAACGTTGTCGGGGTCATGCGCGAAAGCCGCAGCAGCCGCCGCGGTGACCTCAAGGAAATCGAACTGGAAGACCTGCTGGCCTCGGGCCAGAGCAAGGCCGCCAAATTCGCCGCGACCGAATGGGTCACGCTGGAACCACGCCGGCCCGAAGCGCACTGGGCACTGGCCAAGGCGCACTACCAGCTGGGCGAGCTGGCCGAGGCCAAGCAGGTGCTCAATGGCCTGATGAAGATCGCCCCGGAAGAGGACTACCGCGTGGACGCATGGCTGGAACTGGTGGAAACCGAGTTCTCCGAACGGCGCCCCAAACCGGTCAACTGA
- a CDS encoding M15 family metallopeptidase produces MPVRPTLPVANTLLNTDHIELWPASLLRARSNHDARVLARASRVLRRKDDGRYLAAVVPEGLVGLLPGWSRSHGIDEALDRLEDAETRTAPIDADLAGTLPLRGLRRRLNVLGLDADDYARHTGLELVAEPAALTLAGFDRYRRALWLTDAAGRAWQAMHAAAAAAHITLDAVSGYRSHAYQLGIFERKLARGQTVEQILTVNAAPGYSEHHGGNALDIGTPGEPPAEESFETTRAFAWLTGNAGRFDFHMSYPRDNPHGIVYEPWHWRHAAPGTTPIRHS; encoded by the coding sequence ATGCCTGTCCGCCCCACGCTGCCCGTCGCCAACACGCTGCTCAATACAGACCATATCGAGCTGTGGCCCGCCTCGTTATTGCGTGCGCGCAGCAATCACGATGCCCGCGTGCTCGCACGCGCCAGCCGCGTGCTGCGCCGCAAGGACGATGGTCGCTATCTGGCTGCCGTGGTTCCCGAAGGCCTGGTTGGCCTGCTGCCTGGCTGGAGCCGCAGCCACGGCATCGACGAAGCACTGGACCGGCTGGAAGACGCTGAAACCCGGACTGCTCCCATCGATGCGGACCTGGCCGGAACCCTGCCCCTGCGCGGACTGCGTCGACGATTGAACGTGCTGGGCCTGGATGCGGACGATTACGCGCGACACACCGGACTGGAGCTCGTCGCCGAACCCGCCGCGCTCACCTTGGCCGGCTTCGACCGCTATCGCCGCGCCTTGTGGCTGACCGATGCGGCCGGACGGGCCTGGCAGGCCATGCACGCCGCCGCCGCCGCCGCCCACATCACGCTCGACGCCGTCTCCGGCTATCGCAGCCACGCTTACCAGCTGGGCATCTTCGAACGGAAACTGGCCCGCGGACAGACCGTGGAGCAGATCCTCACCGTCAACGCCGCGCCGGGCTACAGCGAACACCACGGCGGCAACGCACTGGACATCGGCACCCCCGGCGAACCACCGGCCGAGGAATCGTTCGAAACCACCAGGGCATTTGCCTGGCTCACGGGCAACGCCGGCCGGTTCGATTTCCACATGAGCTACCCGCGCGATAACCCGCACGGGATCGTCTACGAGCCCTGGCACTGGCGGCATGCGGCCCCAGGCACGACGCCCATCCGGCACAGCTGA
- a CDS encoding CPBP family intramembrane glutamic endopeptidase yields MPYLAQLMPGRFAQLPIPFAALVAIQSMQALVLLGLLAWLGLRMGHRVDLGSPVLQAWLIGRARPDWSRLRPGRSALLGGATGLVVLTLSVLLDPLLPPMLNPPVAASAHVSALNGLLASLYGGIAEELQLRLFLMTLLVWAVARVRRVPPTTGTYWIAAMIAALLFGAGHLPAAAHLWGLDASVVTRTLLLNGIAGLAFGWLYWKRGLEMAMLGHFCADLVLHVAVPLFGLGMPQ; encoded by the coding sequence ATGCCCTACCTCGCCCAGCTGATGCCCGGACGCTTCGCGCAGCTCCCCATTCCCTTTGCCGCCCTGGTGGCGATCCAGTCCATGCAGGCGCTGGTGCTGCTGGGGCTGCTCGCCTGGCTTGGGCTGCGCATGGGTCATCGCGTCGACCTGGGAAGCCCGGTCCTGCAGGCCTGGCTTATCGGTCGTGCGCGGCCCGATTGGTCACGACTGCGACCGGGCCGAAGCGCGCTCCTGGGCGGCGCGACCGGATTGGTAGTCCTCACCCTGTCAGTGCTACTCGATCCCCTGCTCCCACCGATGCTCAATCCGCCAGTGGCAGCCAGCGCGCATGTTTCGGCATTGAACGGATTGCTCGCATCGCTGTACGGCGGCATCGCCGAAGAACTGCAACTCCGGCTATTCCTAATGACGCTGCTGGTGTGGGCCGTGGCGCGCGTGCGTCGCGTCCCTCCCACAACCGGGACGTACTGGATTGCCGCGATGATCGCCGCGCTGCTGTTCGGTGCCGGCCACCTGCCCGCGGCCGCGCACCTCTGGGGCCTGGATGCCAGCGTGGTTACACGAACGCTGCTACTGAACGGTATCGCCGGGCTGGCATTTGGTTGGCTGTACTGGAAACGGGGATTGGAGATGGCCATGCTCGGCCACTTCTGTGCCGATCTCGTCCTGCACGTGGCGGTACCGCTTTTCGGCTTGGGCATGCCGCAATGA
- a CDS encoding DUF4177 domain-containing protein gives MSTDRRWSYQTVEVKPSLMGGLKTELIQEELTKHGNLGWELVNVIVPAPTLSVMLVFKRPQ, from the coding sequence ATGAGTACCGATCGTCGCTGGAGCTACCAGACCGTGGAAGTGAAACCCAGCCTGATGGGCGGACTGAAGACCGAACTGATCCAGGAAGAACTCACCAAGCACGGCAACCTGGGCTGGGAGCTGGTCAACGTGATCGTGCCGGCACCGACCCTGTCGGTGATGCTGGTCTTCAAGCGTCCGCAATGA
- a CDS encoding Arc family DNA binding domain-containing protein, whose protein sequence is MAEKKAYPLRISAEVLGAAQKWADDDLRSLNAQIEYLLRDALRKAGRLPRPQSPEAQEDAS, encoded by the coding sequence ATGGCAGAGAAAAAGGCCTATCCGCTGCGCATCAGTGCCGAGGTCCTCGGCGCCGCCCAGAAATGGGCGGACGACGACCTGCGCTCGCTCAACGCGCAGATCGAATACCTGCTGCGCGACGCCCTGCGCAAGGCGGGAAGGCTGCCGAGACCCCAATCACCCGAAGCACAGGAGGACGCGTCATGA
- a CDS encoding SPFH domain-containing protein: MKEQPVRSLPGIPFLLFLIAVSAVAVWLFISGLGADPDSGVSSLLRVVAGIALAVAVFFCVIGLYTVQPNQAAVLSLFGKYVGTDKSNGLRWNNPFYTKKKVSLRVRNFESGRLKVNELDGSPIEIAAVIVWQVNDASEAVYNVDDYESFVHIQSEAALRAMATSHPYDQHEEDQISLRSHPAEISEQLKRHLDERLTQAGVDVIEARISHLAYAPEIAQAMLQRQQANAVIAARTRIVAGAVGMVEMALSELEKNGTVKLDEERRAAMVSNLLVVLCGDRGTQPIVNAGSLY; the protein is encoded by the coding sequence ATGAAAGAGCAACCCGTCCGTTCCCTGCCCGGCATTCCCTTCCTGTTGTTCCTGATCGCCGTGTCGGCCGTGGCAGTGTGGCTGTTCATCAGCGGCCTGGGCGCGGATCCGGACAGCGGTGTGAGCTCGCTGCTACGCGTGGTGGCCGGCATCGCGCTGGCGGTCGCGGTGTTTTTCTGCGTGATCGGCCTGTACACGGTGCAACCCAACCAGGCCGCGGTGCTGAGCCTGTTCGGCAAGTACGTAGGTACCGACAAGTCCAACGGTCTACGCTGGAACAACCCCTTTTACACCAAGAAAAAGGTGTCCCTGCGGGTGCGCAATTTCGAAAGCGGCCGGCTCAAGGTCAACGAACTGGACGGCAGCCCGATCGAGATCGCCGCGGTCATCGTCTGGCAGGTCAACGATGCCTCCGAGGCGGTCTACAACGTGGACGACTACGAGAGCTTCGTCCACATCCAGTCCGAGGCCGCACTGCGCGCCATGGCCACCAGCCATCCGTACGACCAGCACGAGGAAGACCAGATCTCGCTGCGCAGCCATCCGGCCGAAATCAGCGAGCAGCTCAAGCGCCACCTGGACGAGCGCCTGACCCAGGCCGGCGTGGACGTGATCGAAGCGCGCATCAGCCACCTGGCCTACGCACCGGAAATCGCCCAGGCCATGCTCCAGCGCCAGCAGGCCAATGCCGTCATCGCCGCGCGCACGCGGATCGTCGCCGGCGCGGTGGGCATGGTCGAAATGGCCCTGAGCGAGCTGGAGAAGAACGGCACGGTCAAGCTGGACGAAGAGCGTCGCGCCGCCATGGTCAGCAACCTGCTGGTGGTGTTGTGCGGCGATCGCGGCACCCAGCCGATCGTCAACGCCGGCAGCCTTTACTAG